One part of the Vitis riparia cultivar Riparia Gloire de Montpellier isolate 1030 chromosome 8, EGFV_Vit.rip_1.0, whole genome shotgun sequence genome encodes these proteins:
- the LOC117920562 gene encoding fasciclin-like arabinogalactan protein 17, with translation MDYHIYGVPRLKWIKIFFLAAVFCLSTHAHASALPRKPSSSSNSPQINSNSVLVALLDSRYTELAELVEKALLLPTLEDAVGKHNITIFAPRNEALERDLDPEFKRFLLEPGNLRSLQTLLLFHIIPSRIGSGEWPGGLAGDPTHGTLSNDRLSLASKGSGMKSVDLAAVVHPDAIVRPDGVIHGIERLLIPRSVEEDFNRRRSLRSISAVLPEGAPEVDPRTHRLKKAVTVPVGAPPVLPIYDAMAPGPSLAPAPAPGPGGPRGHFDGESQVKDFIQTLLHYGGYNEMADILVNLTSLATEMGRLVSEGYVLTVLAPNDEAMAKLTTDQLSEPGAPEQIMYYHLVPEYQTEESMYNAVRRFGKVRYDTLRLPHKVVAQEADGSVKFGEGDGSAYLFDPDIYTDGRISVQGIDGVLFPPEEKETKPETKTSRAAKVVSKSRRGKLMEVACRMLGAFGQDSRFTTCQ, from the exons ATGGACTATCACATCTATGGCGTCCCTAGGCTCAAGTGGATCAAGATCTTCTTCCTTGCTGCTGTCTTCTGCCTCTCTACCCATGCTCATGCTTCTGCATTGCCCAGGAAGCCCTCTTCTTCCTCCAACTCTCCTCAAATCAACTCCAACTCCGTCCTCGTCGCTCTTCTCGACTCACGTTATACCGAGCTCGCTGAGCTTGTTGAGAAAGCTCTCCTTTTACCTACCCTTGAGGATGCTGTCGGCAAACATAATATCACCATCTTCGCCCCCAGAAATGAGGCTTTGGAGCGTGACCTTGACCCTGAGTTCAAGCGCTTTCTTCTCGAGCCCGGAAATCTCAGGTCTCTCCAGACTCTTCTTTTGTTTCATATCATTCCTAGCCGTATTGGGTCTGGCGAGTGGCCGGGGGGTCTTGCCGGAGACCCCACGCATGGCACCTTGTCCAATGACCGACTTAGTTTGGCCAGTAAGGGTTCTGGCATGAAAAGTGTGGATCTGGCGGCGGTGGTTCACCCCGACGCCATTGTTCGGCCGGACGGGGTTATTCACGGGATCGAGAGGCTGTTGATTCCTCGGTCCGTCGAGGAGGATTTTAACCGCAGGAGGAGTCTTCGGTCCATTTCTGCGGTGCTGCCTGAGGGGGCGCCGGAGGTGGATCCCAGGACTCACCGCCTGAAAAAGGCAGTGACGGTACCTGTCGGAGCTCCTCCTGTGCTGCCGATCTACGACGCCATGGCCCCAGGGCCATCTCTGGCTCCTGCGCCGGCGCCTGGGCCTGGCGGTCCCCGCGGCCACTTCGACGGCGAGAGCCAGGTCAAGGACTTCATCCAAACCCTACTACATTACGGCGGTTACAACGAAATGGCGGACATTCTCGTCAACCTCACCTCCCTCGCCACCGAAATGGGGCGACTGGTCTCTGAAGGATACGTTTTGACAGTTTTGGCACCCAACGACGAGGCCATGGCGAAGCTCACCACCGACCAGCTGAGCGAGCCAGGAGCACCGGAGCAAATTATGTACTACCATCTGGTGCCGGAGTACCAGACGGAGGAGAGTATGTATAATGCCGTGAGACGATTCGGCAAGGTCCGATACGATACGCTGCGTTTGCCGCACAAGGTTGTGGCTCAGGAGGCCGATGGGTCGGTCAAATTCGGAGAAGGTGACGGCTCAGCATATCTTTTTGACCCCGATATTTACACCGACGGCCGGATTTCAGTTCAGGGTATCGACGGCGTGCTGTTCCCGCCGGAGGAGAAGGAGACCAAACCCGAAACTAAAACGAGTCGGGCCGCCAAGGTTGTTTCCAAGTCCAGGAGAG GGAAATTAATGGAAGTAGCATGTAGGATGCTAGGAGCTTTTGGTCAAGATTCTCGTTTCACCACCTGTCAATAA